A single region of the Flavobacteriales bacterium genome encodes:
- a CDS encoding polyphosphate polymerase domain-containing protein, with protein MAEILSTYTQVSLNDMDAVALMNRVDTKFLAPKSAVWSVLKELSASYQVMQIDDQRIFQYRTVYFDTEEQDFLYQHLRGKPNRLKVRARQYVGSDTQFFEIKKKTNKGNTIKSRIPSGRQLNIIGERQAHFLTENTSIASGELKAHIEVDFHRITLVGLEHNERITFDLQLSFRSDQGVSETDEFVIIEHKRSAHVHGRTPALVALKRERIYASSLSKYCLGMILTNKTDRYNNYKPKLRKLNKISADGNIW; from the coding sequence GTGGCCGAAATATTATCAACGTACACCCAGGTCTCTCTGAATGATATGGATGCAGTGGCCCTCATGAACAGGGTTGACACCAAATTCCTTGCTCCCAAGAGCGCTGTATGGTCCGTTCTGAAGGAATTGAGCGCGTCATATCAGGTGATGCAGATCGATGATCAACGCATATTCCAGTACCGTACCGTGTATTTCGATACCGAAGAGCAAGATTTCCTATACCAACACTTGCGGGGTAAGCCCAACAGATTGAAGGTCAGGGCGCGCCAGTATGTTGGAAGTGATACGCAGTTCTTCGAGATAAAGAAGAAGACCAATAAGGGAAATACCATCAAGTCGCGGATTCCCTCAGGCCGACAGTTGAACATTATCGGAGAGAGACAGGCCCATTTTCTGACCGAGAACACATCCATTGCCTCAGGCGAACTGAAAGCGCACATTGAGGTTGATTTTCATCGGATCACCCTTGTCGGACTGGAACACAATGAGCGTATCACCTTCGATCTCCAGCTATCCTTCCGCTCAGACCAAGGAGTCAGTGAGACGGATGAGTTTGTCATAATCGAACACAAAAGGTCTGCCCATGTGCACGGACGAACCCCCGCATTGGTTGCTCTGAAACGAGAGCGCATTTACGCTTCGTCACTCAGCAAATACTGTTTGGGAATGATACTGACAAACAAGACGGACAGGTACAATAACTATAAGCCGAAACTTAGAAAACTCAATAAGATCTCAGCAGATGGAAATATTTGGTAG
- a CDS encoding DUF4956 domain-containing protein yields MEIFGSPLYHQDFLELLIRLLINVVVAYVIIRQIYYPVHNRKDYLFTYFIFNLLIFFLSYLLSGVKLQLGFAFGLFAIFGILRYRTEALAIKEMTYLFVVIAVAVINALANKKISYTELMFTNLVIMGVTFLLEKKWLLRHEITKTILYENIELIKPEKRELLTQDLEHRTGLKITRVQVGRIDFLRDTAIVKIFFFEDENQAGSFEDKDV; encoded by the coding sequence ATGGAAATATTTGGTAGTCCGCTCTATCATCAGGACTTCTTGGAACTGTTGATCAGACTGTTGATCAACGTGGTGGTGGCCTATGTCATTATCAGACAGATCTACTATCCTGTCCATAACCGCAAGGATTACCTGTTCACCTATTTCATCTTCAACCTGCTCATCTTCTTTCTGAGCTATCTACTGAGCGGGGTGAAGCTGCAGCTGGGCTTTGCATTCGGTCTTTTCGCCATTTTTGGCATACTAAGGTACAGGACCGAGGCATTGGCCATCAAGGAAATGACCTATCTCTTTGTGGTCATTGCCGTGGCCGTTATCAACGCATTGGCCAACAAAAAAATCAGCTACACTGAACTGATGTTCACCAATCTGGTCATTATGGGCGTTACATTCCTCTTGGAAAAGAAATGGCTCTTACGCCATGAGATCACCAAAACGATCCTTTACGAGAATATTGAATTGATCAAACCCGAAAAAAGGGAACTGCTGACCCAAGACCTTGAGCATCGGACAGGGTTGAAGATCACACGGGTACAGGTCGGTCGGATTGACTTTTTGAGAGACACCGCAATTGTGAAGATATTCTTCTTTGAAGATGAGAACCAGGCCGGTTCGTTTGAGGACAAGGATGTGTAA
- a CDS encoding DUF2490 domain-containing protein translates to MKGELTKNLKASLQQQVRLNNSSSHVEETFTELGLGYDLPKGLDVGAAYRLSWVQQQDHRFSPDHRYNVDIGYSLSIWKLKTALRARFQHSPSQYLINERLEPEGSPVFVRLKLSMEYRKLKKLTPGIEFETFIRVEDPTQAGANKFRYRAFLEVDLPKRQEFEIFYMLQTDHSDRIPEFQNVVGFKYAYEWKRPKKKKTD, encoded by the coding sequence ATGAAGGGAGAGCTTACGAAGAACCTGAAAGCCTCCCTTCAACAGCAGGTCCGTTTGAACAACAGCTCCAGCCACGTGGAAGAGACATTCACGGAACTGGGCCTTGGCTATGATCTGCCAAAAGGACTTGATGTGGGAGCAGCATATCGACTGTCATGGGTTCAGCAGCAGGATCACAGGTTCAGCCCAGACCACCGCTATAATGTTGACATTGGATACAGCCTAAGCATCTGGAAGTTGAAAACGGCATTGAGAGCCCGCTTTCAGCATTCCCCTTCACAGTACCTTATCAACGAACGGTTGGAGCCGGAAGGAAGCCCGGTGTTCGTCCGGTTGAAACTGAGCATGGAATATCGGAAGCTGAAAAAACTCACACCTGGAATAGAGTTCGAAACCTTCATAAGGGTGGAAGACCCGACACAGGCTGGCGCGAACAAATTCCGTTATCGGGCATTCTTAGAAGTTGATCTGCCGAAACGACAGGAATTTGAGATCTTCTACATGTTGCAGACCGATCATTCTGACAGGATTCCGGAGTTTCAGAATGTGGTCGGTTTCAAGTATGCATACGAGTGGAAACGGCCCAAGAAGAAAAAGACTGACTGA
- a CDS encoding ImmA/IrrE family metallo-endopeptidase, whose amino-acid sequence MYLASIESKASKILDVEPVVKLPIPIIKIATRLGLTVSPYDLVEGVSGVLVLENGKGTIGYNPRESSVRQRFTVAHELGHYLLHANGNEVFVDHKYKVMFRDEKSSTGEDKREQEANAFAACILMPKDLVEKEISKNEFDLADNDSLKKLAKKFDVSSIAMSIRLANLGLFGSKHF is encoded by the coding sequence ATGTATCTAGCTTCAATAGAATCAAAAGCATCAAAAATTCTTGATGTTGAGCCTGTTGTTAAGTTGCCTATTCCAATTATCAAGATTGCTACAAGGCTTGGTCTCACAGTAAGCCCTTATGACCTTGTCGAGGGAGTGTCAGGCGTTCTGGTTCTGGAAAATGGTAAGGGGACGATAGGTTATAACCCAAGAGAGTCTAGTGTTCGTCAACGATTTACAGTGGCCCACGAGCTTGGTCACTATCTACTTCATGCTAACGGAAATGAAGTGTTTGTAGATCACAAGTACAAAGTAATGTTTAGAGATGAAAAATCGTCAACAGGCGAGGATAAGAGAGAGCAAGAAGCAAATGCTTTTGCGGCTTGCATACTAATGCCAAAGGACCTTGTAGAAAAAGAAATAAGCAAAAACGAATTTGATTTAGCAGATAATGATTCTTTGAAAAAACTTGCAAAGAAATTTGATGTTAGTTCTATTGCAATGTCGATTAGACTTGCTAACCTCGGTCTTTTTGGCTCGAAGCATTTCTGA
- a CDS encoding helix-turn-helix domain-containing protein: MTETEKNQIYVQLGYRIRDAREKAGLTQALLGEILGLSRVSIVNIEKGKQRPPLDTLYRVAVATNARLIDLLPIASITLDEEPQYNEMSTFENQLADFNGTIKDNIKQFILDTRNTTTSHVSSFNRIKSIKNS; this comes from the coding sequence ATGACAGAGACGGAAAAGAATCAGATTTATGTGCAATTGGGATACAGGATTAGAGATGCTAGAGAAAAAGCTGGCTTAACTCAAGCCCTGCTAGGGGAAATTCTAGGCCTGTCGCGTGTTTCAATTGTCAATATTGAAAAAGGCAAACAACGACCTCCATTGGATACGCTGTATCGAGTTGCAGTTGCAACCAATGCTCGGTTGATTGATTTATTGCCAATTGCAAGTATAACCCTGGATGAGGAACCTCAGTATAATGAGATGTCGACTTTTGAAAATCAACTAGCTGATTTTAACGGAACAATAAAGGATAATATTAAGCAGTTTATCTTAGACACCCGAAACACAACCACATCACATGTATCTAGCTTCAATAGAATCAAAAGCATCAAAAATTCTTGA
- a CDS encoding multiubiquitin domain-containing protein, whose product MTSIYILNGRKYETTKTVLTGKEILEIADLTPVEEFELLLKIQKKDFEYIRPDESVDLSQPEIEHFQAKRLKAVHYEVNDVAQETLESELTVSEILTKAGFSVSEFFLKELRGGKEISYENDPDVKIRIRNGMKFLACKEDGSMIILVNSRPKEWSKPKITFDEVVILAFGTISTNPRDIYTVTYRKGPRENPQGVMVKGDIVCVTDKMEFHVAHTNKS is encoded by the coding sequence ATGACGTCTATTTACATTTTGAACGGTCGTAAGTACGAGACCACAAAAACCGTACTGACAGGTAAGGAAATCCTTGAAATTGCTGATCTGACACCAGTCGAAGAGTTTGAGCTCTTACTGAAAATACAGAAGAAGGACTTCGAGTATATCAGGCCTGATGAATCGGTTGACCTTAGTCAACCAGAAATTGAGCACTTTCAGGCCAAACGCTTGAAGGCTGTCCACTACGAGGTTAATGACGTTGCGCAGGAAACCCTAGAAAGTGAACTTACCGTAAGTGAGATTTTGACGAAAGCTGGCTTCTCGGTTTCGGAGTTCTTCTTAAAGGAACTACGTGGTGGAAAGGAGATTAGCTATGAGAATGATCCTGATGTGAAAATCCGTATTCGGAACGGGATGAAGTTTCTCGCCTGTAAGGAGGATGGTTCAATGATCATTCTTGTGAACTCCAGACCAAAGGAGTGGAGCAAACCTAAAATCACTTTCGATGAGGTTGTGATACTTGCTTTTGGTACAATCTCTACCAATCCGAGGGATATCTACACGGTTACGTACCGAAAAGGACCGAGAGAAAATCCTCAAGGCGTGATGGTGAAGGGTGATATTGTTTGTGTAACCGATAAAATGGAATTCCATGTCGCTCATACAAACAAGTCCTGA
- a CDS encoding ThiF family adenylyltransferase, giving the protein MSLIQTSPDLKTLRDEGYEVEVRGAHLLIHSVPYLNSARSIGYGTLVSPLTVSGNRAAQPNNHVVFFIGDQPCNKDGSEIEALKHGMNAQVLAEGLTVNRSFSNKPQGGFADFHAKMTSYINVISAPVRSMNPEIDARTFRVIETEESNSVFNYPDTNSSRANISAISQRLSDLRIGIVGLGGTGSYVLDFVAKCPVKEIHLFDGDKFLAHNAFRAPGAPDLETLNLTLPKTEYLKQVYSRMHKGIVDFPDYIDEGNLHVFDGLDFVFICMDKGGVKKYIVDRLQSLGKPFIDVGIGVNVPQDGALTGMIRTTTSTVEHQDHVAARVSMSDNDEDKAYSTNIQIAELNALNASFAVIRWKKLYGFYEDAEHEMNSVYLIGANSVICDATVEA; this is encoded by the coding sequence ATGTCGCTCATACAAACAAGTCCTGATCTCAAAACCCTTCGGGATGAAGGGTATGAAGTAGAGGTGCGTGGAGCGCATCTTCTGATCCATAGTGTTCCATACCTGAACTCCGCAAGGAGTATCGGGTATGGAACCTTGGTCTCACCGCTAACCGTGTCTGGGAACCGCGCTGCGCAACCAAATAATCACGTAGTTTTCTTTATCGGTGATCAGCCTTGCAATAAGGATGGTAGCGAGATAGAAGCACTTAAACATGGGATGAATGCCCAAGTGCTTGCAGAGGGATTGACTGTAAATCGCTCATTCTCCAACAAGCCGCAAGGTGGATTCGCTGACTTTCATGCAAAGATGACGTCTTATATCAATGTCATTTCTGCCCCTGTTCGGTCAATGAATCCAGAGATAGATGCTCGGACATTTCGTGTAATTGAAACAGAAGAATCAAACTCTGTATTTAATTATCCCGACACTAATTCAAGCCGCGCTAACATTAGCGCGATTTCACAACGGCTGTCTGATTTAAGAATAGGTATTGTTGGGCTTGGAGGAACTGGCAGCTACGTTTTGGATTTCGTTGCGAAGTGTCCAGTTAAGGAAATTCACCTATTTGACGGAGATAAATTCCTTGCGCACAATGCTTTTAGAGCACCGGGCGCACCTGACTTGGAAACTTTGAATTTGACTCTACCCAAGACAGAGTATCTGAAACAGGTTTATTCACGGATGCACAAGGGCATAGTTGATTTCCCCGATTACATTGATGAAGGAAATCTTCATGTTTTTGACGGATTGGATTTTGTGTTCATCTGCATGGATAAAGGGGGTGTTAAGAAGTATATCGTTGATAGACTTCAAAGTTTAGGAAAACCGTTCATTGATGTTGGCATCGGTGTTAATGTGCCACAAGATGGTGCGTTGACCGGAATGATCCGTACAACGACTAGCACGGTTGAGCATCAAGACCACGTGGCAGCAAGAGTTTCTATGTCGGATAACGATGAAGACAAAGCATATTCCACCAACATCCAGATTGCAGAGTTGAATGCACTTAACGCAAGCTTTGCCGTGATTCGATGGAAGAAGCTATATGGCTTCTATGAGGACGCTGAACATGAGATGAATTCAGTGTATTTGATTGGTGCAAATTCAGTTATCTGCGATGCAACAGTTGAAGCATAA
- a CDS encoding T9SS type A sorting domain-containing protein — MDRKGLHYFTLIGLTLILSLHMQAQNLVPNPSFEEYTECPEHTGSIANALPWYNVRSSCDYYHECGSNGAGIPIGYGGGGYASTGLAYAGFKVWCINDVSGINREILGIELIDTLTVGETYRVEFYLSMSDSMWYASKNVGAYFSVVQPNEAIGSVESYQPQVQYNGEFITDKEGWTLVSGTFVAQGGERFLSIGNFDKYEDTEILFVSGGGINPWYSDIYWSCSEYFIDDVSVVPSTTAVHEVAVAEPTCTLYPNPNTGVFTIELDLKEKENAQLQVWNLAGQQVHAQLLNRGMNALQMDAAEGLYLYGITVNGETRWTGKITVTSE; from the coding sequence ATGGACAGGAAAGGTCTCCATTACTTCACCTTGATAGGGTTGACATTGATTCTGAGCCTGCATATGCAGGCTCAGAATCTTGTTCCGAACCCATCGTTTGAAGAGTACACCGAATGTCCAGAGCATACTGGAAGCATAGCAAATGCTCTTCCTTGGTATAATGTACGTTCATCATGCGACTACTACCACGAATGCGGTTCTAATGGAGCCGGTATACCTATAGGCTATGGAGGAGGAGGATATGCAAGTACCGGGCTAGCGTATGCAGGGTTTAAGGTGTGGTGTATCAATGACGTTTCAGGAATTAATCGAGAGATATTAGGAATAGAACTTATTGACACCCTTACGGTGGGAGAGACATACCGCGTTGAATTCTATTTGAGCATGTCTGACAGCATGTGGTATGCCAGTAAAAATGTGGGAGCATACTTTTCTGTAGTGCAGCCAAATGAAGCCATTGGTAGCGTAGAGAGTTATCAGCCACAAGTACAATATAATGGCGAGTTCATTACCGACAAGGAGGGGTGGACACTCGTATCAGGAACCTTCGTGGCTCAGGGCGGAGAACGTTTTTTGAGCATCGGCAACTTCGACAAGTATGAGGATACAGAAATCTTGTTTGTATCGGGTGGCGGGATCAACCCTTGGTATTCTGATATCTATTGGAGTTGTTCGGAATATTTCATAGATGATGTATCAGTAGTACCGAGCACTACCGCTGTGCACGAGGTGGCTGTTGCAGAACCTACATGTACACTCTATCCGAACCCGAATACGGGTGTTTTTACCATTGAACTGGATTTGAAGGAGAAAGAAAATGCCCAACTACAGGTTTGGAACCTTGCGGGGCAACAGGTACATGCTCAGTTGCTCAACCGTGGTATGAATGCGCTGCAAATGGATGCTGCCGAAGGGCTGTATCTTTATGGTATAACAGTAAACGGAGAAACACGATGGACTGGAAAAATAACGGTCACTTCGGAATAG
- a CDS encoding T9SS type A sorting domain-containing protein, protein MHVLHDPISAINYPQERAWIHKYHLYQLLDARQELRSKHPVITAFYVSCRTANAGRLWQAHDALHPGQAGLATSHAQQELASINTALKPEIALRDVLEIMIDNAADQQYATDSILYRAQQWLQQVQGVESVQTATPSALVRTRTLNAEQYATVAELAEQCPYEYGPAVYMARALLLRNDRLPRMYRNACENNEKRDEEGGITDTVDERSYKLYPNPNTGEFTLLLNLTDNDLSTMQVWSISGQQVLDTRLQNGNNTINLNVAEGLYLYRVTVNGTTQWTGKVSITSP, encoded by the coding sequence TTGCATGTTCTCCATGACCCAATTTCTGCGATCAATTATCCGCAGGAACGGGCTTGGATACATAAGTACCATCTGTATCAGCTACTGGATGCCCGCCAAGAACTGCGCAGCAAGCACCCTGTCATCACGGCCTTTTACGTCAGTTGCCGCACGGCCAATGCCGGCCGTCTATGGCAGGCGCACGATGCACTTCATCCGGGTCAGGCAGGGCTGGCAACATCTCATGCACAGCAGGAACTTGCATCCATCAATACAGCGTTGAAACCAGAGATTGCCTTACGTGATGTATTGGAGATCATGATCGACAACGCAGCAGACCAGCAGTACGCTACCGATAGCATACTCTACCGAGCACAGCAATGGTTGCAGCAAGTTCAGGGCGTGGAATCGGTCCAAACAGCTACCCCCTCTGCCCTTGTCCGCACCCGCACGCTCAATGCCGAGCAATACGCTACCGTGGCCGAGCTGGCAGAGCAATGCCCCTATGAGTATGGCCCGGCCGTATACATGGCCCGTGCACTATTGTTGCGCAACGACCGTCTGCCACGCATGTACCGCAATGCCTGCGAGAACAATGAAAAACGCGATGAGGAAGGAGGCATCACAGATACTGTAGACGAACGCTCTTACAAGCTCTACCCGAACCCGAATACAGGAGAGTTCACACTATTGCTTAACCTGACGGATAATGACCTTTCGACAATGCAGGTTTGGAGCATCTCTGGTCAGCAGGTGTTAGACACCAGACTTCAGAACGGCAACAACACAATCAACCTGAATGTGGCCGAAGGGCTATATCTTTACAGGGTAACTGTAAATGGCACAACGCAATGGACAGGAAAGGTCTCCATTACTTCACCTTGA
- a CDS encoding DUF5706 domain-containing protein, translating to MEEHYRMILQRIDGYAEGVNTKGTVIVAFNTFLFGTVVAQQNELMQLADASSYPKLILGLLVVMFLLEVASTFFVGMAVFPYLKSGNSHQADYRSHIFFKSIAEFKTEKEFLISCEEYQPVNYLEDLKHQIYVLSKGLTKKYEWIGYAMWAFFLTLIIITVIAALITF from the coding sequence ATGGAAGAACATTACCGCATGATTTTGCAGCGAATTGACGGTTACGCGGAAGGCGTAAACACCAAAGGGACGGTAATCGTGGCATTTAATACGTTTCTATTCGGAACCGTGGTTGCTCAACAAAACGAATTAATGCAGCTTGCTGATGCCAGCAGCTATCCAAAACTGATACTTGGGCTGTTGGTGGTAATGTTTCTACTTGAAGTTGCTTCTACCTTTTTCGTTGGAATGGCTGTATTTCCTTACCTAAAGAGTGGAAACTCCCATCAGGCTGACTATCGGTCGCATATCTTCTTCAAGTCAATAGCAGAGTTCAAAACAGAGAAGGAATTTCTCATTTCTTGTGAGGAATACCAGCCTGTGAATTATCTGGAAGACCTGAAACATCAGATATATGTCCTTTCTAAAGGATTGACCAAAAAGTACGAGTGGATAGGTTATGCGATGTGGGCTTTTTTCTTAACACTAATTATCATCACCGTCATAGCTGCACTAATAACATTTTAG
- a CDS encoding T9SS type A sorting domain-containing protein has translation MIASILLCLNIQAQQNLVPNPSFEEYTECPSMIFQWQLAVNWTSANGLSADYFHRCAPESVNYSAHVPNNILGWQPPYEGDAYMGIIAFSDPTSETREFIQTELVDSLTAGIRYAIGFQACAADRFQYAISTLGAALTETPPPVITVVGPNGMVDANPQVMLDDRIPITDTAKWVLICDTVLAQGGERYLTIGNFHLDGESDTLRFNPNQPPIYGSPTTYAYYYIDDVSVIALDSVPSGIEEQEALGFELWPNPAKEFVQFRISDSSARSSVGMTLQVMDAVGRVLRYTTLRSGTQDDHTIDLSSLPSGVYFLELKDTEGKRSVSKFVKE, from the coding sequence ATGATAGCAAGTATTTTGCTGTGCCTGAATATTCAGGCACAGCAAAATCTTGTTCCTAATCCAAGCTTTGAAGAGTACACAGAGTGCCCTTCAATGATTTTTCAGTGGCAATTGGCAGTCAACTGGACATCCGCGAATGGATTGTCTGCAGATTATTTTCATCGCTGTGCTCCAGAATCTGTGAATTATAGTGCTCATGTACCAAATAACATTCTTGGTTGGCAGCCGCCATATGAGGGAGACGCTTACATGGGCATTATAGCCTTTAGTGACCCAACAAGCGAAACCCGAGAATTCATACAGACAGAACTGGTGGACAGCCTAACGGCCGGAATCCGTTACGCTATTGGTTTTCAGGCATGCGCAGCCGATAGATTTCAATACGCGATCAGCACGCTGGGTGCGGCATTAACAGAAACTCCTCCTCCAGTAATTACAGTGGTAGGGCCGAACGGCATGGTCGATGCCAATCCGCAAGTAATGCTGGATGATCGCATTCCAATTACGGACACCGCCAAGTGGGTTCTGATATGCGATACGGTATTGGCACAGGGAGGCGAACGCTATCTGACCATCGGCAATTTCCATTTAGATGGAGAAAGTGATACTCTTCGCTTCAACCCGAACCAACCTCCCATCTATGGCTCACCCACCACATACGCTTACTATTATATTGACGATGTCTCCGTCATTGCTTTAGATAGTGTACCAAGTGGCATTGAAGAACAGGAAGCCCTTGGTTTTGAGCTTTGGCCCAACCCCGCAAAAGAGTTTGTGCAGTTCAGGATATCAGATTCCTCCGCTCGTTCCTCGGTCGGAATGACCTTGCAGGTGATGGATGCCGTGGGGCGTGTCCTGCGATATACCACGCTAAGGAGTGGAACTCAGGACGATCACACCATTGATTTGAGTAGCTTGCCATCTGGCGTCTACTTCCTAGAGCTTAAAGACACGGAAGGAAAACGGTCGGTAAGTAAGTTTGTGAAGGAATAG